The window TCCCGAGCGACCTGTACTCCGGAGAGGCCATCGACCAGGCGGTGAAGGTCTACGCCGAGCACGCTCGGGCCGAGCTCGAGCAGACGCCGGACGCCTACGTCGTGCGCCTGCACGCCCTCGGCGACGCGAGCGAAGGGCTCGTCGCGGACGAGCTGGCGAACTACGCGCTAGGCGCCACCATCGAGCGCCGCGGCGAGTGACGCTTGGCGCTCCGGTCGAACTCGTTCAACCTGACGCCGCGCCTGGACGTGATGCGGCCGAGCGGAGCGCCCTGCCCGCTGGTCGAGCAGCCCGAGCCACTGTCGGACGTCGCCGAGCCCGAGCGAGCGGTCTTGCTCCGGTTGCGGGACCGCATGCGCTTGTTCGTCACCACGACCCATGACTTCGATCGAGCGGCGCTCGAACGTGCCAAGGCCCTGGGCCAGATCTACGTGGACAAGAGCCACAAGCAGTCGCCCGACGACTTCCGGAGCGACCTCGGAGCGCTCGCGAAGATGCCCGAATGCACGGGGTGCCCCCGCGAGACGCTCTGCCCCGGCGCTTATCGCGCGGCGGCGCAGAGCCCGTTCGACCGCGACGAGGCGCGGACCCGAGAGCTCCTGCGCGAGCTCGGCGGCAGCATCCTCGACGTAGGCGCGGGTGACGCGCCGTACGCGTCGGAGCTGGCTTCTCGGGTAGAGGCCGGCCAGGCACGCTACCTGGCGCTGGACCCCGACGCCGAGCGCCTGCGCCTCTTGCTCGCGCGCTGCCCCTGGGCGGAGACCCACGCCGGCAGCCTCGAAGATCTGCCCGCCGATCTCCGCTTCGGGCACGTGGTCTTCTTGCGCAGCGTGAACCACCTGCCCGAGCCCGAGCGCGCCTTGGCGTCGGCGGTCGAGCGCCTCGAGCCCGGGGGTACCTTGCTGCTCGTGGACGACGTCGCCTTCGGCTTGGTCCGGGACGCCGGGCAGACCGAGCGCGCGGAGTCGGGGAGCGCCCGCTTCGAACATCACCGGAACGACTCCTCGGGCGAGGTGCACGCGCGCCTCGCCTCGATGCCGCTGACCTTGCTCGAACGGCGAGACGTCCGCCCGGGGGGTAGCAACCAGTGGCTCCTGCGCTATGAAAAGCGCGAGGTGGGCAAGTGAGCCTGGAGCACGACGCGACGTTCTCGGACGGCGGCAAAGTAGCCGCCCACGAAGAGGCAGCCCACGAGCAGCGCAACTGGGTACGGCTCACCTACGACTGCAACAACCACTGCACCTTCTGCCTGGACACGCTGGCGCACAACGGCACGGTGCGCTCCGCGCTGGACGTGAAGGTCCAGATCGTGGAGGGCAGGAAGAAGGGCGCCACGCGCCTGATCCTGTCGGGCGGAGAGCCGACCATCCACCCGCAGTTCCTGGACTTCGTGAAGCTGGGGCAGCGCGCCGGCTACCGGCGCATCCAGACCGTGACCAACGGGCGCATGTTCGCGTACCCCGAGTTCCTGAACCGCGCGGCGGACAACGGCCTGCACGAGATCACGTTCAGCGTCCACGGACACACACCCAAGCTGCACGACGCGCTGGTGGGCACGCCAGGCGCGTTCGAGCAAGAGGTGGCCGGGCTCCGCGCCGCGCTGGCTTCCGGCCGCTTCATCGTCAACGTGGACGTGGTGATCAACAAGATGAACGTGAAGCACCTGCCGGAGATGCTGGAGACGTTCATCTCCTGGGGCGTGCGCGAGTTCGACCTGCTCCAGGTCATTCCCTTCGGCAACGCCTGGG is drawn from Polyangiaceae bacterium and contains these coding sequences:
- a CDS encoding methyltransferase domain-containing protein; the encoded protein is MALRSNSFNLTPRLDVMRPSGAPCPLVEQPEPLSDVAEPERAVLLRLRDRMRLFVTTTHDFDRAALERAKALGQIYVDKSHKQSPDDFRSDLGALAKMPECTGCPRETLCPGAYRAAAQSPFDRDEARTRELLRELGGSILDVGAGDAPYASELASRVEAGQARYLALDPDAERLRLLLARCPWAETHAGSLEDLPADLRFGHVVFLRSVNHLPEPERALASAVERLEPGGTLLLVDDVAFGLVRDAGQTERAESGSARFEHHRNDSSGEVHARLASMPLTLLERRDVRPGGSNQWLLRYEKREVGK